A region from the Palaemon carinicauda isolate YSFRI2023 chromosome 16, ASM3689809v2, whole genome shotgun sequence genome encodes:
- the LOC137655553 gene encoding cornifin-A-like — MKADPLIIVTFTTKDLCKSILSIPEVLNPSIAEVLNPSVAEFLIPPIPEVLNPYIAKVLNPSVVEFLNPPIPEVLSPSIAEVFNPFIAEVLSPFIAKVLNPSIAEFLNPPIPEVLSPFIAEVLNPPIAEVLSPFIAKVLNPSIAEFLNPPIPEVLSPFIAEVLNPPIPEVLNPSIAEVINLSIAEVLNPSIAEVFNPSIAEVFNPFITEVLNPSNA, encoded by the coding sequence ATGAAAGCGGACCCTCTCATCATAGTAACATTCACCACCAAAGACTTGTGTAAATCAATACTTTCTATTCCAGAGGTTCTCAACCCTTCTATTGCAGAGGTTCTCAACCCTTCTGTTGCGGAGTTTCTCATCCCTCCTATTCCAGAAGTTCTCAACCCTTATATTGCAAAGGTTCTCAACCCTTCTGTTGTAGAGTTTCTCAACCCTCCTATTCCAGAGGTTCTCAGCCCTTCTATTGCAGAAGTTTTCAACCCTTTTATTGCTGAGGTTCTCAGCCCTTTTATTGCAAAGGTCCTCAACCCTTCTATTGCAGAGTTTCTCAACCCTCCTATTCCAGAGGTTCTCAGCCCTTTTATTGCAGAGGTTCTCAACCCTCCTATTGCAGAGGTTCTCAGCCCTTTTATTGCAAAGGTCCTCAACCCTTCTATTGCAGAGTTTCTTAACCCTCCTATTCCAGAGGTTCTCAGCCCTTTTATTGCAGAGGTTCTCAACCCTCCTATTCCAGAGGTTCTCAACCCTTCTATTGCAGAGGTTATCAACCTTTCTATTGCAGAGGTTCTAAACCCTTCTATTGCAGAGGTTTTCAACCCTTCTATTGCAGAGGTTTTCAACCCTTTTATTACTGAGGTTCTCAATCCTTCTAATGCATAG